The window TCACCCTGGCGAGCTTGGCGCGGTTCGTCCGCCGGGGACTCCTGGACCGCGCCGCAGAGCAGGACGTGGCCCTGCGGCTCATGGAGGCTTTGGCCATCCACCCGCCCATCCTGTGGCGACCCGCCCTGCACTTCAGCGGCGGCAACCAGCAGAAGATCCTGCTGGCCCGATGGCTCGCGAGCGGCGCCCGGGTCCTCGTCCTCGACGAGCCCACCCGGGGGATTGACGTGGGGGCCAAGAGTGAGGTGTTCGCCCTGGTCGGGCGGCTGGTGCAGCAGGGGGTCGGAATCCTCCTCCTCTCCTCCGAGATCCCCGAACTCCTCGCGGTGGCGGACCGCATCCTCGTGCTCCGCTCCGGTCGCCTGACCGCGGAATTCCCTGCTCGGGAAGCCACCCAGGAGGCCATCCTGCGCGCGGCCACCGAGCTCAAGGAGGCGGTGTCGCCATGAGAAGCGAGCTCCCGGTCCGAGAGACCTCCGCGGCCCGTCCCCTCCCCGCCGGCTGGGCCCGAAGCGTGGTGGAGCCCGTGGTGGCCCGCGGAGGGCCGCTCGTGATCCTGCTCCTGCTGGTGGCGTACCTCTCCCTCTCCGCGCCCTACTTCTTCACCGTGGGGAACTTCAAGAACATCCTCCAGCAGACCGCGGCGGTGATGATCCTCGCGGTGGGGCAGACCGTCGTCATCATCGGGGCCGGCATCGACCTCTCCGTGGCCGCCACCCTGGCCCTTTCCGCCAGCCTCGGAGCCGTGGCCATGACCTACTGGGGCCAGAGCGTGTGGGTGGGTGTTCTGCTCGCGCTGGCCGCGGGATCCCTGGTGGGCCTCGTCAACGGCGTGGTGATCACCAAGGGCCGGGTGCCGGACTTCATCGTGACCCTGGGGACCATGTCCGCGGCCCGGGGCGTGGCCCTCATCCTCACGGGCGGGCTTCCCGTCCCCTCCCACCTCACCGCCATCCAGCTCCGGGCCTACCTCCCGCAGGAGATCATCTGGCTCGGGAGCGGCAGCCTGCTCGGAATCCCCGTCGCCCCCCTCGTCGCCCTCGTCATGGCCTTCGTGGGGTGGGTGGTGTTGCAGCACACGCCTCTGGGGAGGGGTACGTACGCGGTGGGTGGGAACCGCGAGGCCGCCCGGGTCAGCGGCATCGACGTGGACCGGGTGAAGATCTCCGGGTATGTGCTGTCGGGGTTCCTCGCGGCGGTGGCGGGGCTCGTGCTCACGGGCCGCCTGAACTCCGCCAACGCCCTCATGGCAGAGGGCATGGAGTTGCAGTCCATCGCCGCGGTGGTCCTGGGCGGGACGAACCTCTTCGGAGGCGTGGGCGGCGTGGGGGGGACGGTGGTGGGCGCCCTCATCATGGGCGTGCTGGGGAACGGCCTCAACCTCCTCAACGTCAGCGCCTTCTGGCAGCGGGTGATCATGGGTCTCATGATCGTGCTGGTGGTGATCCTGGACCAGTGGCGGCGCCGGCAGTTCGAGGCATGGGGGGAACGGAGGGCCCGGTGAAGTACGCGGTGAGCAACTGGATCTACGGCGACGAGCCCCTCCAGGTGACTCTGGAGCGGCTTGCCCGGTATGGCTACCAAGGCGTCGAGCTGCAGGGGGACCTGGACCGGTACGACCCCCGGGAGGTGCGCTCCCTCGCGGAACGATACGGGATCACCGTGTGCTCGGTGGCCGCAATGTTCCCGTGGCCCGGGGATCGCGACCTCTCCCATCCAGACCCGTGGGTCCGCGCCCACGCGGTGGGATACGCGCGCCGCCTCGTGGAGTTCGCCGCCTCCGTGGGTGCACCTCAGGTGCTGTTGGTGCCTACGGCAGTTCCCCGACGGGCGCCGGTGGAGTACGCAGGCGACCCTGAGACGTGGTGGCCGCTGGTGGAGCACGAGTGGTCGCTCGGGGTCGCATCCGTCCGAGAGGCGGCCGGGTTCGCGGCCGAGCGCGGGGTGCGCCTCACGGTGGAACCCGTAAACCGTTACGAATCCTTCCTGCTCAACACCGCAGAAGACGCACTGCGCTTTGTGGAGGAGGTGGACTCCCCGTGGTTGGGCGTCCACCTGGACACCTTCCACATGAACCTCGAGGAGCGGGATCCGGCCGCGGCAGTCCGTCGGGCGGGATCTCGCCTTACGAGCCTGCATCTCTCGGACAGTCACCGGGGACCTGTGGGAGAGGGCCACCTGGATTTGAAGGCCATCCTCCGGAGTCTTCGGGAGATCTCGTTCGACGGATGGCTCATCCTGGAGCCGCTTCCCCCGGTTCCTGACCTCACAGTCGCCATCCGGTCTCGCTGGGCCGCGGCCCTGCGGGATCTGTATGCGGAGCGCTCCCTCCGGTGGTTGCAAGCGCTGGAGGCGAGGTTAGAGGCAGAAAATGAGGAGCGCCCGGAGGTGAGGCGGTGATCCGGGTGTGCCTCGTGGGAGCAGGACGGGCCGGGCTCGTACACGGCCGGAACTTCGCCTTCCGGATCCCGGAGGCGGAGCTGGTGGCGGTGGTGGACGAGGATCCCAACGCCCGGGCCCGCGCCGCGGAGGAGTTGCGGGCGCAGCCTTTCGCCTCCTTGGAGGAGGCCCTGGAGCGGGTGGCCTTCGAGGCGGTGTGCGTGGCCACTCCCACCTTCACGCACCGGGACCTCGTGGTGCACGCCGCGGAGGCCGGAAAGCACGTGCTGTGCGAGAAGCCCATGGCGCTCGACGTCCCGCAGGCGCTCGAGATGATCCGGGTCGCGGAGCGGGCGGGCGTGGTCCTGCAGGTGGGATTCATGCGGCGCTTCGATGCGGAGTTCCGGGAGGCACGGGCCCGCATCGCCTCCGGAGAACTCGGGCGCCTCCTCCTGATCCGCTCCACCACCCGGGGACCGGGGCTCCCGCCCGCCTGGGCTTGGGATCCGAAAAAGGGACTCGGCCTCCTCGCGGAGGTCACCAGCCACGACTTCGACACCCTGCGGTGGCTTTCCGGATCCGAGTACCGGTCCATCTTCGCCCGGGTCGCGGCCCGGAAGGCCACGCATCTGCTGGCGGACTACCCGGACTTCTACGACGTGGCCCTGGTGAGCGCGGAGTTGCTGGACGGGACCCTGGGCAGCATCGAGGGGGCCTGTCCCGTGGACTACGGGTACGACTCGCGGGTGGAGATCCTCGGAACCGAGGGCATGATCTGGATCGGGGAAATCCGGCAGGGCTCCTGGACGCGGGTCACCCGGGAGGGCCAGGTGGTGCACCAGGCCGTGCGGAGCTGGGGGGAGCGATACCGGGACGCGTACCTGGCGGAGGACGAGCACTTCATCGCCTGCATCGAGAAAGGCCAACCCCCGGAGGTCACGGGATGGGACGGGCTGCGAGCCCTGGAGGCCACCCTCGCCGCGGTCCGGTCCGCGGCCACGGGCCTCCCGCAGCCCGTGGAACGAGCAGGGGAAGGTCCGTGAGGGCCGCGGTCTGCGTCCCCGGATCGGGCATCTCCCTGGAGGAGTGGCCGGAGCCGCGCCTTGAACCCGGGGACGTCCTCGTCCGGGTGCGGGCGGTCTCCATCTGCTCCACGGACCTGAAAATCGCCCGCCGGGGCCACTTCAAGGTCCCGCCCGGGACCAAGCGCATCCTGGGGCACGAGATCGCGGGAGAGGTGGTGGAAGTGCGGGCCCCGGAAGCCGGCGTCCAGGTGGGCCAGCGGGTGGGCCTCGTGCCCAACGTGGGCTGCGGCCGGTGCCGGGCCTGCGTGGTGGGCCTGGATCCCCTCTGCCCGGATTACGACGCCCTCGGCATCACCCTGGATGGGGGATTCGCGGAGTTCGTGCGGGTGCCCGCCCGGGCGGTGCAGCGGGGCCACGTGGTGGCGCTGCCGGAGGAAGTCTCGTTCGAGGAGGCCGCGCTCGCAGAACCCCTCTCCTGTGTCCTGAACGCGCACGAGGCGGTCGCCACTACTCCCGGAGACCGCGTGCTCGTTCTGGGAGCCGGCCCCATGGGGCTTCTGAATGCCCTGGTGGCGAGGATTCTGGGCGCGGGCGAGGTGGTGGTCGCGGATCCCTGGCCCCAGAGGCGGGAGATGGCCCTCGAGATGGGTGCGGATGAGGTCCTTGCCCCGGAGGCGGTCCCGGAGCACGGAGACGGGTTCGACGTGGTGATCGTCACCGCCCCGGATCCCCGGGCCCAGGAGCAGGCGGTCCAGGTGGCCGCGGTGCGGGGTCGGGTGAACTTCTTCGCGGGGTTTCCCGCGGAGCGCGCCCGGCCTGCCCTCGACACGAACCGGGTGCACTACCGCCAGCTTCTCCTCACGGGCACCACCGGCCAGACCGTAGAGCACTACCGCCGGGCGCTGCGTCTGCTGCCCCGCCTCCGGCCTCATCTGGGGCGCCTCGTGACGGACCGGCGTCCCCTGGAGGAGGTGGCCTTGGCCATGGAAGCCATGGCCGCGAA is drawn from Armatimonadota bacterium and contains these coding sequences:
- a CDS encoding ABC transporter permease; this encodes MRSELPVRETSAARPLPAGWARSVVEPVVARGGPLVILLLLVAYLSLSAPYFFTVGNFKNILQQTAAVMILAVGQTVVIIGAGIDLSVAATLALSASLGAVAMTYWGQSVWVGVLLALAAGSLVGLVNGVVITKGRVPDFIVTLGTMSAARGVALILTGGLPVPSHLTAIQLRAYLPQEIIWLGSGSLLGIPVAPLVALVMAFVGWVVLQHTPLGRGTYAVGGNREAARVSGIDVDRVKISGYVLSGFLAAVAGLVLTGRLNSANALMAEGMELQSIAAVVLGGTNLFGGVGGVGGTVVGALIMGVLGNGLNLLNVSAFWQRVIMGLMIVLVVILDQWRRRQFEAWGERRAR
- a CDS encoding sugar phosphate isomerase/epimerase family protein, whose amino-acid sequence is MKYAVSNWIYGDEPLQVTLERLARYGYQGVELQGDLDRYDPREVRSLAERYGITVCSVAAMFPWPGDRDLSHPDPWVRAHAVGYARRLVEFAASVGAPQVLLVPTAVPRRAPVEYAGDPETWWPLVEHEWSLGVASVREAAGFAAERGVRLTVEPVNRYESFLLNTAEDALRFVEEVDSPWLGVHLDTFHMNLEERDPAAAVRRAGSRLTSLHLSDSHRGPVGEGHLDLKAILRSLREISFDGWLILEPLPPVPDLTVAIRSRWAAALRDLYAERSLRWLQALEARLEAENEERPEVRR
- a CDS encoding alcohol dehydrogenase catalytic domain-containing protein codes for the protein MRAAVCVPGSGISLEEWPEPRLEPGDVLVRVRAVSICSTDLKIARRGHFKVPPGTKRILGHEIAGEVVEVRAPEAGVQVGQRVGLVPNVGCGRCRACVVGLDPLCPDYDALGITLDGGFAEFVRVPARAVQRGHVVALPEEVSFEEAALAEPLSCVLNAHEAVATTPGDRVLVLGAGPMGLLNALVARILGAGEVVVADPWPQRREMALEMGADEVLAPEAVPEHGDGFDVVIVTAPDPRAQEQAVQVAAVRGRVNFFAGFPAERARPALDTNRVHYRQLLLTGTTGQTVEHYRRALRLLPRLRPHLGRLVTDRRPLEEVALAMEAMAAKRSLKVVLFPAGL
- a CDS encoding Gfo/Idh/MocA family oxidoreductase, whose amino-acid sequence is MIRVCLVGAGRAGLVHGRNFAFRIPEAELVAVVDEDPNARARAAEELRAQPFASLEEALERVAFEAVCVATPTFTHRDLVVHAAEAGKHVLCEKPMALDVPQALEMIRVAERAGVVLQVGFMRRFDAEFREARARIASGELGRLLLIRSTTRGPGLPPAWAWDPKKGLGLLAEVTSHDFDTLRWLSGSEYRSIFARVAARKATHLLADYPDFYDVALVSAELLDGTLGSIEGACPVDYGYDSRVEILGTEGMIWIGEIRQGSWTRVTREGQVVHQAVRSWGERYRDAYLAEDEHFIACIEKGQPPEVTGWDGLRALEATLAAVRSAATGLPQPVERAGEGP